The Salinibaculum sp. SYNS191 genome has a window encoding:
- a CDS encoding formyltetrahydrofolate deformylase produces the protein MTREFTKITVVGEDDTGLIAEVTSLLFERSINIEDLDQAVREGIFRMTMHVDTAEMVCTEEKLRTDLHELGEELGVDVQVQFPTERETQQIAVLVTKESHCLEAIFEAWASGNIEAEVSVVIGNHSDLEPLAEKYDVPFHDIGDDNGNPDEGELLDLLAEYDADLIVLARYMRILSPDVVFRYESQIINVHPSLLPSFPGAEAYLQALEEGVRLAGVTAHYVTTDLDQGPIITQRAFNVPPDSEVEDLRRLGQPLEAEALLEAIGLHLNDEVAVHRGRTQLRDPEESDAQLGAPAELNDMIPDRPIDGLGEFVAEHEEEPEAEADD, from the coding sequence ATGACCCGCGAGTTCACGAAGATTACCGTCGTCGGCGAGGACGACACCGGGCTCATCGCCGAGGTGACGAGCCTGCTGTTCGAGCGGAGCATCAACATCGAGGACCTGGACCAGGCCGTCCGGGAGGGCATCTTCCGGATGACGATGCACGTCGACACGGCCGAGATGGTCTGCACGGAGGAGAAGTTGCGGACCGACCTCCACGAACTCGGGGAGGAACTTGGCGTCGACGTGCAGGTGCAGTTCCCCACCGAGCGCGAGACCCAGCAGATTGCCGTCCTCGTGACGAAGGAATCGCACTGTCTGGAGGCCATCTTCGAGGCCTGGGCCAGCGGCAACATCGAGGCCGAGGTCAGCGTCGTCATCGGGAACCACTCCGACCTCGAACCGCTCGCCGAGAAGTACGACGTGCCCTTCCACGACATCGGCGACGACAACGGCAACCCCGACGAGGGCGAACTGCTCGACCTGCTGGCGGAGTACGACGCCGACCTCATCGTCCTCGCGCGGTACATGCGCATCCTCTCGCCGGACGTCGTCTTCCGCTACGAGAGCCAGATTATCAACGTCCACCCCTCCCTGCTCCCCTCCTTCCCCGGTGCCGAGGCCTACCTCCAGGCGCTCGAAGAGGGCGTCCGCCTCGCCGGCGTCACGGCCCACTATGTGACCACGGACTTGGACCAGGGGCCCATCATCACCCAGCGGGCGTTCAACGTCCCGCCGGATTCGGAGGTCGAGGACCTGCGCAGGCTGGGCCAGCCCCTTGAGGCGGAGGCGCTGCTTGAGGCAATCGGCCTGCACCTCAACGACGAGGTGGCCGTCCACCGCGGGCGGACGCAACTGCGTGACCCCGAGGAGAGCGACGCGCAACTGGGCGCGCCGGCGGAACTCAACGACATGATTCCAGACCGGCCCATCGACGGACTCGGCGAGTTCGTGGCGGAGCACGAGGAAGAGCCGGAGGCCGAAGCAGATGACTGA
- a CDS encoding GAF domain-containing protein, with product MTDGDDITVLCVDPETATADTVANRAEIRAVPAEDVAAGREAAAATDVDCVVAEYDLPDGTGFDVFEAVRESHPNAACILYTEADRAEIDTGAFRDTVAEFLPKDSPNAGDRLVDMVHIAVVDRTQVGFPLPDDEDARLDALAAYDVESFDAVETFDRLSKLVASHFDIRVAFVGLLHEIEERFVACHGADWETLDREDSICTYAILDDEVTVIENVQADPRFAYNETLKELEIRSYAGANITTPDGTVIGELCLVHDEPRSYDDAGLADLQRFAEEVSEQLELRRRLASGEDER from the coding sequence GTGACCGACGGCGACGACATCACGGTGCTGTGCGTCGACCCCGAGACGGCGACCGCGGACACCGTCGCCAACAGGGCCGAAATCCGCGCCGTCCCGGCCGAAGACGTCGCTGCGGGCCGGGAGGCCGCTGCGGCGACCGACGTCGACTGCGTCGTCGCCGAGTACGACCTCCCCGACGGGACCGGATTCGACGTCTTCGAGGCAGTCCGGGAGAGCCACCCCAACGCGGCGTGTATCCTCTACACCGAGGCCGACCGGGCAGAGATAGACACCGGGGCGTTCCGCGATACCGTCGCGGAGTTCCTCCCGAAGGACAGCCCGAACGCAGGTGACCGCCTCGTCGACATGGTTCACATCGCCGTCGTCGACCGCACGCAGGTCGGCTTTCCCCTGCCGGACGACGAGGACGCCCGTCTCGACGCACTGGCCGCGTACGACGTCGAGTCCTTCGACGCCGTCGAGACCTTCGACCGCCTCTCGAAACTCGTCGCCAGCCACTTCGACATACGCGTCGCGTTCGTCGGCCTCCTCCACGAGATCGAGGAGCGCTTCGTCGCCTGCCACGGCGCGGACTGGGAGACGCTCGACCGTGAGGACTCCATCTGTACGTACGCCATCCTCGACGACGAGGTGACCGTCATCGAGAACGTCCAGGCCGACCCCCGCTTCGCGTACAACGAGACGCTGAAGGAACTCGAAATCCGCTCGTACGCGGGCGCGAACATCACGACGCCGGACGGGACGGTCATCGGCGAACTCTGTCTCGTCCACGACGAGCCACGCAGCTACGACGACGCGGGCCTCGCCGACCTCCAGCGCTTCGCCGAGGAAGTCTCCGAGCAACTCGAACTCCGGCGACGACTCGCAAGCGGGGAGGACGAGCGATGA
- a CDS encoding DUF7504 family protein produces MSQVDGTTYEFEGLPLEPVDAGTNLLVTGPPLGGTRRLVMQLLHCGPSEGLLLVTTETGGGDVIDAYERDATRYVDSRMAVVDCTEPGQDDEARNVHAVAAPSDLTGIGIAYSSLYERLYGLGIERVRTGLVSLAPLLMYAEEVQPLYRFLHTVTGRIRTADGLGVSALDPESQDERTFRTLTQPFDGRVELRERDGTHELRCRGLPDQPDGWQPLDL; encoded by the coding sequence ATGAGTCAGGTCGACGGGACGACCTACGAGTTCGAGGGCCTCCCGCTGGAACCGGTCGACGCCGGGACGAACCTGCTGGTCACCGGGCCGCCCCTGGGCGGGACGCGCCGGCTGGTGATGCAACTGCTCCACTGTGGCCCCTCGGAGGGACTGCTCCTGGTGACTACGGAGACCGGCGGTGGGGACGTCATCGACGCCTACGAGCGCGACGCCACCCGCTACGTCGACTCCCGGATGGCGGTCGTCGACTGCACGGAGCCGGGCCAGGACGACGAGGCCCGCAACGTCCACGCGGTCGCCGCGCCGAGTGACCTGACCGGCATCGGCATCGCCTACTCGTCGCTGTACGAGCGGCTGTACGGGCTGGGAATCGAGCGGGTCCGCACCGGGCTGGTCTCGCTCGCGCCGCTTCTGATGTACGCCGAGGAGGTCCAGCCGCTGTACCGGTTCCTCCACACGGTGACCGGCCGCATCCGCACGGCCGACGGGCTGGGGGTCTCGGCGCTGGACCCGGAGTCACAGGACGAGCGGACGTTCCGGACGCTGACCCAGCCCTTCGACGGCAGAGTCGAACTGCGCGAGCGCGACGGCACGCACGAACTGCGCTGTCGCGGGCTCCCGGACCAGCCAGACGGCTGGCAGCCGCTCGACCTCTAG
- the purS gene encoding phosphoribosylformylglycinamidine synthase subunit PurS — translation MTAYTATVTVRLKAGVLDPEAETTQRALERLGFELADLRSADRFELDLEADSADAARDRAEEMTERLLANPTIHDYEVDVAER, via the coding sequence ATGACCGCCTACACCGCGACCGTCACTGTGCGGCTCAAGGCCGGGGTCCTCGACCCCGAGGCCGAGACCACACAGCGTGCGCTCGAACGCCTCGGGTTCGAACTCGCGGACCTGCGTTCGGCCGACCGCTTCGAACTCGACCTGGAGGCCGACAGCGCCGACGCCGCCCGCGACCGGGCCGAGGAGATGACCGAGCGCCTGCTCGCCAACCCGACCATCCACGACTACGAGGTCGACGTCGCCGAGCGATGA
- the purQ gene encoding phosphoribosylformylglycinamidine synthase I — protein MTVAVVQFGGSNCDRDTVQALESLGIDAELVWHEDGLPADTTGIVVPGGFSYGDYLRAGAMAARSPIMAEVREAAAAGTPVLGICNGAQIGCEASLTPGAFTTNRSARFQCEHVHVRVENADTPFTRAYEEGDVIELPIAHGEGRFEIDDAELDDLEDDDRILFRYCDENGEVTDGANPNGSKHNVAGVLGEHDHVAVLMPHPERVTLADVGPTDGQGVLRGFAE, from the coding sequence GTGACGGTCGCCGTCGTCCAGTTCGGCGGCTCGAACTGCGACCGCGACACCGTCCAGGCCCTGGAGTCGCTTGGCATCGACGCCGAACTCGTCTGGCACGAGGACGGCCTGCCCGCGGACACCACGGGCATCGTCGTCCCCGGCGGCTTCTCCTACGGCGACTACCTCCGCGCCGGCGCGATGGCCGCCCGCTCGCCCATCATGGCCGAGGTCCGCGAGGCCGCCGCGGCCGGCACGCCGGTGCTGGGCATCTGCAACGGCGCACAGATCGGCTGCGAGGCGTCGCTGACGCCCGGCGCGTTCACGACCAACCGCAGCGCACGCTTCCAGTGTGAACACGTCCACGTCCGCGTCGAGAACGCCGACACTCCCTTCACCCGAGCCTACGAGGAGGGCGACGTCATCGAACTCCCCATCGCCCACGGCGAGGGCCGGTTCGAAATCGACGACGCGGAACTGGACGACCTGGAGGACGACGACCGAATCCTCTTCCGGTACTGCGACGAGAACGGCGAGGTCACCGACGGCGCGAACCCCAACGGCTCGAAACACAACGTCGCGGGCGTGTTGGGCGAACACGACCACGTCGCCGTGTTGATGCCCCACCCCGAACGCGTCACGCTCGCGGACGTCGGCCCGACCGACGGCCAGGGCGTCCTCCGCGGCTTCGCGGAGTGA
- a CDS encoding ABC transporter ATP-binding protein, whose translation MTDPAVLVESLRKQYGSVRALDDVTFEVERGEIFGLVGPNGAGKSTTLRIMSTLLSADAGRVVVCGADVEENPNQARAALRYVPEEAGAYENFSGRKYLHFVASFYADDPEPMVERAVEIADLGDRIESKTSEYSKGMTRKLLLAAGLMTEPELAILDEPTSGLDVRNARQIRDTIKEYPGSDRSVILSSHNMLEVEYLCDRVGLLNEGRIVDTGSPSELVASYGTENLEDAFLEATA comes from the coding sequence ATGACGGACCCTGCTGTACTCGTCGAGTCGCTCCGGAAGCAGTACGGAAGCGTCCGGGCACTCGACGACGTGACGTTCGAGGTCGAGCGCGGCGAGATATTCGGGCTGGTCGGTCCCAACGGGGCCGGCAAGTCGACGACGCTGCGAATCATGTCGACGCTGCTGAGCGCCGACGCCGGCCGCGTGGTCGTCTGCGGTGCCGACGTCGAGGAAAACCCCAACCAGGCACGCGCCGCACTGCGGTACGTCCCCGAGGAGGCCGGGGCCTACGAGAACTTCTCCGGCCGGAAGTACCTCCATTTCGTCGCCTCCTTCTACGCCGACGACCCCGAGCCGATGGTCGAGCGGGCGGTCGAAATCGCGGACCTCGGTGACCGCATCGAGAGCAAGACCAGCGAGTACAGCAAGGGCATGACCCGCAAGCTCTTGCTCGCCGCCGGGCTGATGACGGAACCGGAACTGGCGATTCTCGACGAGCCCACCTCGGGCCTGGACGTGCGCAACGCCCGCCAGATTCGCGACACCATCAAAGAGTACCCCGGCAGCGACCGCAGCGTCATCCTCTCCTCGCACAACATGCTGGAGGTGGAGTACCTCTGTGACCGGGTGGGCCTGCTCAACGAGGGCCGCATCGTCGACACCGGCTCGCCGTCGGAACTGGTCGCGTCCTACGGCACCGAGAACCTCGAAGACGCCTTCCTGGAGGCCACAGCATGA
- a CDS encoding ABC transporter permease, protein MNTFFRLVWKEMRELLRPQYILPILFVPIIFIALGQGFGGLDEAASEPPEVGVLDDDDGRYGDLVEATYNASADVVYRGSGTDPEAALNATEDGGGTALVVIPENFTERIEAGQRGQVRLYSVVDSVSLTGIASTGKVETILQSASAQITLNVTGATAQELSPVETSYTTDVKGTRISQSPGVLSGAFTSQFLFVPVIIMLVIVFSGQMVINSMGMEKEHKTLETLLTMPVKRRTIVAAKLVGSAAIGLLAAGVMTFALSEYQSGITGGGGGGLPAAFSLGTADYALVGVAIFFAVVGALALALVLGIFAGDRQGAQILLLPLSILAIGPAFATMFTDFTTLSLPLQAVLFAIPFTHPVIASKQLMFGDPLFVYLGVAYEAVFALGAISLAVYVFNSDRVVTGSAGRLGEWLSRLQR, encoded by the coding sequence ATGAACACGTTCTTCCGGCTCGTCTGGAAGGAGATGCGCGAGTTGCTGCGCCCGCAGTACATCCTGCCCATCCTGTTCGTCCCCATCATCTTCATCGCGCTCGGGCAGGGCTTTGGCGGCCTGGACGAGGCGGCCTCGGAGCCGCCCGAAGTCGGCGTCCTCGACGACGACGACGGCCGCTACGGCGACCTGGTCGAGGCGACGTACAACGCGAGCGCGGACGTGGTCTACCGCGGCAGCGGCACCGACCCGGAGGCGGCACTGAACGCGACCGAGGACGGGGGTGGGACGGCCCTCGTGGTGATACCGGAGAACTTCACCGAGCGCATCGAGGCGGGCCAGCGCGGGCAGGTCCGGCTGTACTCGGTCGTCGACAGCGTGAGCCTCACCGGCATCGCCTCCACGGGGAAAGTCGAGACCATCCTCCAGTCCGCCAGCGCCCAGATTACGCTCAACGTGACCGGGGCCACCGCCCAGGAACTTAGCCCCGTCGAGACCAGCTACACCACCGACGTCAAGGGCACCCGCATCAGCCAGTCCCCCGGCGTGCTCTCCGGCGCGTTCACCTCGCAGTTCCTGTTCGTCCCCGTCATCATCATGCTGGTCATCGTCTTCTCCGGCCAGATGGTCATCAACTCGATGGGGATGGAGAAAGAGCACAAGACGCTGGAGACGCTGCTGACGATGCCGGTCAAGCGCCGGACCATCGTCGCGGCGAAACTGGTGGGGAGCGCCGCCATCGGACTCCTCGCCGCCGGCGTCATGACGTTCGCGCTCAGCGAGTACCAGTCGGGCATCACCGGCGGTGGGGGTGGCGGCCTGCCCGCTGCCTTCAGCCTCGGGACGGCCGACTACGCGCTCGTCGGCGTCGCCATCTTCTTCGCCGTCGTGGGCGCGCTGGCGCTGGCACTCGTGCTCGGCATCTTCGCCGGGGACCGCCAGGGCGCGCAGATTCTGCTGCTCCCGCTGTCGATTCTCGCTATCGGACCCGCCTTCGCGACGATGTTCACCGACTTCACAACGCTGTCGCTGCCGCTGCAGGCAGTACTGTTCGCGATTCCCTTCACCCACCCGGTCATCGCGTCGAAACAACTGATGTTCGGCGACCCGCTGTTCGTCTACCTCGGCGTCGCCTACGAGGCAGTCTTCGCGCTCGGCGCAATCAGTCTCGCCGTGTACGTCTTCAACTCCGACCGGGTCGTCACGGGCAGCGCCGGCCGCCTCGGCGAGTGGCTGTCCCGTCTCCAGCGATAG
- a CDS encoding arylsulfotransferase family protein, which translates to MNRRHLRVALLAALVLSVSVVAYGAATAERSGTAADVPTAPPRENVTVATESARYGTIMAWHPNGSRLYYDDARTKYFDVDRVPGTMTVEYAATDTIHTAGPTCSSPPCALNVVERANLTTGETEVVYARYDASQHAAEWHDHERVNDTHLLIADMIDDRVVMVDTETELVEWAWQAQAAFPVEGGGPFPEDWAHLNDVDLLPDGRVMASLRNQDQVVFIEPGEGIQENWTLGAEDDHDTLYEQHNPDYIPASEGGPAVVVADSENARIVEYQRENGTWTRTWEWSDSRIQWPRDADRLPNGNTLVADTHGSRLLEVAPNGSVAWSVPLAHPYDVERFGTGEDSTGGESAASLGLTSRTGGSGADGGGGPSLLGGVSDFVKSLAPTWVVNGVLYVAPVWMGREQFFAVGLGLAVAVVWPVLELRWRFPDVGLRLPVYRERRDAEVRADGDEPAEDAE; encoded by the coding sequence ATGAACCGCCGCCACCTCCGCGTCGCCCTCCTCGCCGCGCTCGTGCTCTCGGTGAGCGTCGTGGCCTACGGCGCGGCCACCGCAGAGCGCTCCGGCACCGCCGCGGACGTCCCGACGGCCCCGCCGCGCGAGAACGTGACCGTCGCCACCGAGTCGGCCCGGTACGGCACCATCATGGCCTGGCACCCGAACGGGAGCCGGTTGTACTACGACGACGCGCGCACGAAGTACTTCGACGTCGACCGCGTCCCGGGGACGATGACCGTCGAGTACGCCGCGACGGACACCATCCACACGGCGGGCCCGACCTGCTCGTCGCCGCCCTGTGCCCTGAACGTCGTCGAGCGGGCGAACCTCACGACCGGCGAGACGGAGGTCGTCTACGCCCGCTACGACGCGAGCCAGCACGCCGCGGAGTGGCACGACCACGAGCGGGTCAACGACACGCACCTCCTGATTGCGGACATGATAGACGACCGCGTGGTGATGGTCGACACCGAGACGGAACTCGTCGAGTGGGCCTGGCAGGCCCAGGCTGCCTTCCCCGTCGAGGGCGGCGGCCCCTTCCCGGAGGACTGGGCGCACCTCAACGACGTGGACCTCCTGCCCGACGGCCGCGTGATGGCGAGCCTTCGCAACCAGGACCAGGTGGTCTTCATCGAACCGGGCGAGGGAATCCAGGAGAACTGGACGCTGGGCGCGGAGGACGACCACGACACCCTCTACGAGCAACACAACCCCGACTACATCCCTGCGTCCGAGGGCGGGCCCGCGGTCGTGGTGGCGGACTCGGAAAACGCCCGCATCGTCGAGTACCAGCGCGAGAACGGCACCTGGACGCGGACGTGGGAGTGGTCGGACAGCCGCATCCAGTGGCCCCGCGACGCGGACCGCCTCCCGAACGGCAACACGCTGGTCGCCGACACGCACGGCAGCCGCCTGCTCGAAGTCGCCCCGAACGGCTCCGTCGCCTGGTCGGTCCCGCTTGCTCACCCCTACGACGTGGAACGGTTCGGCACCGGCGAGGACAGCACCGGCGGCGAGAGCGCGGCCAGCCTCGGGCTGACTTCCCGGACCGGCGGGAGCGGGGCCGACGGCGGAGGCGGCCCCAGCCTGCTCGGGGGAGTCAGTGACTTCGTCAAGAGCCTGGCACCGACGTGGGTCGTCAACGGCGTCCTCTACGTCGCGCCGGTCTGGATGGGTCGCGAGCAGTTCTTCGCGGTGGGACTGGGACTGGCCGTCGCCGTCGTCTGGCCGGTGCTCGAACTGCGCTGGCGGTTCCCGGACGTGGGGCTGCGGCTCCCGGTCTACCGCGAGCGCCGCGACGCCGAGGTCCGGGCCGACGGCGACGAACCGGCCGAGGACGCGGAGTGA
- a CDS encoding metal-dependent hydrolase, with amino-acid sequence MSAYPGGHAGFLAVALATHALVGYALGAVLFDRAGAGLVGGVVADVDLLVPASVGPPFAHRGVTHSALALGVATAVGLRFGRATAGGVFVGYLSQLLVDATTPMGIPILSPLSGTYVGVDLDPGGHSLPVTAALWVACLGLLWSRGKLDLPGR; translated from the coding sequence GTGAGCGCCTATCCCGGTGGACACGCGGGCTTTCTCGCGGTGGCGCTGGCGACGCACGCGCTGGTCGGGTACGCTCTGGGTGCGGTGCTGTTCGACCGAGCCGGCGCGGGCCTGGTGGGTGGCGTCGTCGCGGACGTCGACCTCCTGGTCCCGGCGTCGGTCGGGCCGCCCTTCGCCCACCGCGGCGTCACCCACAGTGCGCTCGCCCTCGGCGTCGCGACGGCCGTGGGACTCCGATTCGGCCGCGCGACGGCGGGCGGCGTCTTCGTGGGCTACCTCTCGCAACTGCTCGTCGACGCGACGACGCCGATGGGGATTCCGATTCTCTCGCCGCTCTCCGGGACGTACGTCGGCGTCGACCTCGACCCCGGCGGTCACTCACTTCCCGTGACCGCAGCGCTGTGGGTCGCGTGCCTGGGGCTGCTGTGGTCGCGGGGGAAACTCGACCTCCCGGGACGATAG
- a CDS encoding 3-hydroxyacyl-CoA dehydrogenase family protein, giving the protein MVSAMVYDLDSIATVGVVGAGTMGSGIAQVSAMAGYDVVMRDVEDDLVESGFETIERSLDRLVESDRLSDEQAGAVTDRIAGTTDAADLADCDVVVEAVVEEMEVKQNIFADLDDRTAAGTVLATNTSTLSITTIASATERPEDVVGIHFMNPAPVMRGVEVVVGEKTADAVVDFAHAFAEDLGKTTWESDDKPGFVTNRILMPWLNEGIRAFDEGVATKEDIDTGMRLGTNVPMGPLELADHIGLDVVLHASETLHEELGDRYKPAYLLKRKVEAGDLGKKTGEGFYEYE; this is encoded by the coding sequence ATGGTCTCAGCCATGGTCTACGACCTGGACTCGATAGCGACGGTCGGCGTCGTCGGCGCGGGAACGATGGGCAGTGGCATCGCGCAGGTGTCGGCGATGGCCGGGTACGACGTCGTCATGCGCGACGTCGAGGACGACCTCGTCGAGAGCGGCTTCGAGACTATCGAGCGCAGTCTCGACAGGCTGGTCGAGAGCGACCGGCTCTCCGACGAGCAGGCCGGTGCCGTCACCGACCGCATCGCCGGGACGACCGACGCCGCGGACCTCGCGGACTGCGACGTCGTGGTCGAGGCCGTCGTCGAGGAGATGGAGGTCAAGCAGAACATCTTCGCGGACCTCGACGACCGGACGGCGGCGGGGACGGTGCTGGCGACGAACACGAGCACGCTCTCGATTACGACGATAGCGAGCGCGACCGAGCGCCCGGAGGACGTCGTCGGAATCCACTTCATGAACCCCGCGCCCGTCATGCGCGGCGTGGAGGTCGTCGTCGGCGAGAAGACCGCCGACGCGGTGGTCGACTTCGCCCACGCCTTCGCGGAGGACCTGGGCAAGACGACCTGGGAGTCCGACGACAAACCCGGCTTCGTCACCAACCGCATCCTGATGCCCTGGCTCAACGAGGGCATCCGCGCCTTCGACGAGGGCGTCGCCACGAAGGAGGACATCGACACGGGGATGCGACTCGGGACGAACGTGCCGATGGGGCCGCTGGAACTGGCCGACCACATCGGTCTCGACGTGGTTCTCCACGCCAGCGAGACGCTGCACGAGGAACTGGGCGACCGCTACAAGCCGGCCTACCTGCTCAAGCGGAAGGTCGAGGCGGGCGACCTCGGGAAGAAGACGGGCGAAGGCTTCTACGAGTACGAGTAG